In a single window of the Micromonospora inositola genome:
- a CDS encoding type II toxin-antitoxin system HicB family antitoxin, whose translation MQTDPRPEVSHYTYRVTWSTQDREFVATCAEFPSLSWLASSQIEALQGLQDLLRDVIADMEEQGEQVPQPFAERSYSGKFNLRVGESLHRELAIHAAEDGISLNQYVLRKLSAA comes from the coding sequence ATGCAGACCGATCCCCGTCCTGAGGTATCCCACTACACCTACCGCGTCACCTGGTCGACCCAGGACCGCGAGTTCGTTGCCACCTGCGCCGAGTTTCCGTCCCTCTCGTGGCTGGCGTCTTCTCAGATCGAGGCTCTGCAGGGACTCCAGGATCTGCTGCGTGACGTGATCGCGGACATGGAGGAGCAGGGCGAGCAGGTGCCGCAGCCGTTCGCTGAGCGCAGCTACTCGGGCAAGTTCAACCTCCGCGTCGGAGAGAGCCTGCACCGCGAACTCGCCATCCACGCCGCCGAGGATGGCATCAGCCTCAACCAGTACGTCCTGCGGAAGCTCAGCGCGGCCTGA
- a CDS encoding toxin HicA gives MPSIDKLVEAMRRNQQNVAYNDLYGVCEHYFGKPRQAGTSHAVFKMPWAGDPRVNIQNDKGKAKAYQVRQVLKAIDKKEAM, from the coding sequence GTGCCGTCCATAGACAAGCTCGTTGAAGCGATGCGAAGGAACCAGCAGAACGTCGCCTACAACGATCTCTACGGGGTGTGCGAGCACTACTTTGGGAAGCCACGGCAGGCTGGCACCTCCCACGCGGTGTTCAAGATGCCCTGGGCGGGCGACCCACGCGTCAACATTCAGAACGACAAAGGCAAGGCCAAGGCGTATCAGGTACGGCAAGTCCTCAAGGCGATCGACAAGAAGGAGGCCATGTGA
- a CDS encoding RNA polymerase sigma-70 factor, protein MVGTPQTAADDRGRGIGRDDRPDPATEAFLAHRNLLFTVAYEMLGSAADAEDILQETWLRWAGVDLGTVREHRAYLVRITTRQALARLRTLGRRRESYVGSWLPEPLLTAPDVAEDVALADSVSMAMLLVLETLAPTERAVFVLREVFDVGYDEIAEAVDKSPAAVRQIAHRARAHVAARRPRRVVSATETRYALDAFQRALETGDLQSLLDILAPDVVLLGDGGGIKQAVPRPIVGADKVARLLAGGWGRIADITSLRPAQVNGHPALIIRLDGELDTVLAVRIDDGLITGLYAVRNPEKLSHMERETVLSR, encoded by the coding sequence ATGGTGGGCACGCCGCAGACCGCAGCCGACGATCGAGGCCGGGGCATCGGCCGTGACGACCGCCCGGATCCCGCCACCGAGGCGTTCCTCGCCCACCGCAACCTGCTGTTCACCGTCGCGTACGAGATGCTCGGCTCGGCCGCCGATGCGGAGGACATCCTGCAGGAGACGTGGTTGCGGTGGGCGGGCGTCGATCTCGGCACGGTGCGGGAACATCGTGCCTACCTTGTCCGGATCACCACCCGCCAGGCACTCGCCCGGCTGCGTACGCTCGGCCGCCGCAGAGAGTCCTACGTCGGCTCCTGGCTGCCCGAGCCGCTGCTCACCGCGCCCGACGTTGCCGAGGACGTCGCGTTGGCCGACAGCGTCTCGATGGCGATGCTGCTGGTGCTGGAGACGCTCGCGCCGACCGAACGGGCGGTGTTCGTGCTGCGCGAGGTGTTCGACGTCGGGTACGACGAGATCGCCGAAGCCGTCGACAAGAGCCCCGCCGCGGTCCGTCAGATCGCACACCGGGCACGGGCACACGTCGCGGCACGACGGCCGCGCCGGGTCGTGTCGGCGACCGAGACCCGGTACGCGCTCGACGCGTTCCAGCGGGCGCTCGAAACCGGCGATCTGCAGAGCCTGCTCGACATCCTCGCCCCCGATGTCGTCCTGCTCGGCGACGGTGGCGGGATCAAGCAGGCCGTCCCGCGACCCATCGTCGGAGCCGACAAGGTCGCCCGCCTGCTGGCCGGCGGCTGGGGCAGAATCGCCGACATTACGTCGCTTCGGCCGGCGCAGGTCAACGGCCACCCGGCGCTGATCATCCGGCTCGACGGTGAGCTGGACACCGTGCTGGCCGTGCGGATCGACGACGGCCTCATCACCGGGCTCTACGCCGTGCGCAACCCCGAGAAGCTGTCGCACATGGAGCGGGAGACCGTCCTGAGCCGCTGA
- a CDS encoding carboxymuconolactone decarboxylase family protein encodes MDARFNMFDNEIAMKFFKRFANAGMVIQQSPLPKSTQELVSLRASQINGCGWCIDMHTKEAAAAGETAVRLHLVAAWRESSVFTEAERAALALAEEGTRLADAHQGVSDETWAQVRKHYDDDQVAALVSLVALINAANRLAVIVHQQGGSYQPGMFAAAFD; translated from the coding sequence ATGGACGCCCGATTCAACATGTTCGACAACGAGATCGCCATGAAGTTCTTCAAGCGGTTCGCCAACGCCGGCATGGTGATCCAGCAGTCGCCGCTGCCGAAGTCCACGCAGGAACTGGTGTCGCTGCGCGCCAGCCAGATCAACGGCTGCGGCTGGTGCATCGACATGCACACCAAGGAGGCCGCGGCCGCCGGCGAGACCGCGGTCCGGCTCCACCTGGTCGCCGCCTGGCGCGAGTCCAGCGTCTTCACCGAGGCCGAGCGGGCCGCGCTGGCGCTCGCCGAAGAGGGCACCCGGCTCGCCGACGCTCACCAGGGCGTGTCCGACGAGACCTGGGCCCAGGTACGCAAGCACTACGACGACGACCAGGTCGCCGCGCTGGTCTCCCTGGTCGCCCTGATCAACGCAGCCAACCGGCTCGCCGTGATCGTGCACCAGCAGGGCGGCTCCTACCAGCCCGGCATGTTCGCCGCCGCGTTCGACTGA
- a CDS encoding helix-turn-helix domain-containing protein — translation MEEWLTQPEGLADRLRALRTQAGLSGKELAEANGWAPSKVSRLENGRQMPAPADLYAWARACGADDTAAQDLLRMLGEVHAAHRSFRRRMRQGQAAVQDSYNQLVAESRLIRHFETVYVPGLLQTADYARRLLTEMVELHNLDIADVDTAVATRMQRQQLLYDTTKRFEFLLAEPVLRWLLASPEVMRGQLDRLQTVVGVQNIRFGILPLGVPLATTPQNSFQMYDDVAIVETFVGETTYRDDEAATYTRAIERLWTEAVTGEDARRLIVRAAQEIQS, via the coding sequence ATGGAAGAGTGGCTGACCCAGCCCGAAGGACTGGCCGATCGCCTGCGTGCCCTGCGCACGCAGGCCGGCCTGTCCGGCAAGGAACTCGCCGAGGCGAACGGTTGGGCGCCGTCGAAGGTCTCCCGACTGGAGAACGGCCGCCAGATGCCGGCCCCCGCCGACCTGTACGCCTGGGCACGCGCCTGCGGCGCCGACGACACCGCCGCCCAGGACCTGTTGCGGATGCTCGGCGAGGTCCATGCCGCCCACCGCAGCTTCCGCCGCCGAATGCGCCAAGGCCAGGCCGCCGTTCAGGACAGCTACAACCAGCTCGTCGCCGAGTCACGCCTGATCCGGCACTTCGAAACCGTGTACGTACCCGGGCTGCTCCAGACCGCCGACTACGCCCGCCGCCTCCTCACCGAGATGGTCGAGCTGCACAACCTCGACATCGCCGACGTGGACACCGCAGTCGCCACCCGGATGCAGCGCCAACAGCTCCTCTACGACACCACCAAGCGGTTCGAGTTCCTGCTCGCCGAACCCGTGCTGCGGTGGCTGCTCGCCTCACCCGAGGTCATGCGCGGCCAGCTCGACCGGCTGCAAACCGTCGTCGGCGTACAGAACATCCGCTTCGGCATCCTGCCGCTCGGCGTCCCCCTCGCCACCACCCCGCAGAACTCCTTCCAGATGTACGACGACGTCGCCATCGTGGAGACCTTCGTCGGCGAGACCACCTACCGCGACGACGAAGCAGCCACCTACACCAGGGCCATCGAACGACTCTGGACCGAAGCCGTCACCGGTGAAGATGCACGGCGACTGATCGTCCGCGCTGCCCAGGAGATCCAGAGCTAG
- a CDS encoding IS110 family transposase translates to MRLAGLVSHRRRRTFMGNGSGVSRGDRNRNARLARLRVLVPATNAIVGIDLADKKQMVVVTDHDSKVLARKTFRCRAWDLGAALDWAAERAAARGWAGVTVACEPTGHRWRVLGQLAADRAMPFVCVQPMLTSWARRSEDLTSDKTDEKDAVLIARLTAQLRCYVPEPVDETWGRLRHLGARREQLIIEMVSQIQQIRALLECVWPAGRAMLLWPASRPNSPPTSPSTQTSRSSITANRSIPNPRFIGTNAIR, encoded by the coding sequence ATGCGCTTGGCGGGCTTGGTGTCCCATCGCAGGAGGAGGACGTTCATGGGTAACGGTAGCGGCGTGTCCCGGGGTGACCGCAACCGCAACGCGCGGCTTGCTCGGTTGCGGGTGCTGGTCCCGGCCACGAACGCGATCGTCGGCATTGACCTGGCAGATAAGAAGCAGATGGTCGTGGTCACCGATCATGACTCAAAGGTGTTGGCGCGCAAGACGTTCAGGTGCCGGGCGTGGGATCTGGGTGCGGCGCTGGACTGGGCCGCCGAGCGGGCCGCGGCGAGGGGGTGGGCGGGGGTGACGGTGGCGTGCGAGCCGACCGGGCACCGGTGGCGGGTGCTCGGGCAGCTGGCCGCGGACCGGGCGATGCCGTTCGTGTGCGTGCAGCCGATGCTGACGTCGTGGGCGCGGCGCAGTGAGGACCTGACCTCGGACAAGACCGACGAGAAGGACGCGGTGCTGATCGCCCGGCTGACCGCGCAGCTGCGCTGCTACGTACCCGAGCCGGTCGATGAGACCTGGGGCCGGCTGCGGCATCTGGGCGCCCGCCGCGAACAGCTCATCATCGAGATGGTCAGCCAAATCCAGCAAATCCGCGCGCTGCTCGAGTGCGTGTGGCCCGCCGGGCGAGCGATGCTGCTGTGGCCCGCCTCACGGCCGAATTCGCCACCTACCTCACCGTCTACTCAGACATCGAGATCGTCTATAACGGCCAACAGATCGATCCCCAATCCTCGATTCATCGGGACGAACGCTATCCGCTGA
- a CDS encoding SHOCT domain-containing protein, with protein MTVVAAGYLADAVAVAAGAAAYPDRVREALNASDVDPRAFDALKPLASALPYVAALITAVAALVLLGIAASVRAGHFAGRIIAWIAIGLSLMCSFCGLGQAGTPAFSGIAYVSAFSRDASGTHTFVQRLPAAYPPAYQYLSAGFALFAMLALIVVVVLLARPSANRFFRPVRQLAPQPATHYLADSAPATHYPGDSAPATHYLGDSAPAPVAGAARPIIGQISQLSVLVRQHQRGELTDEEFAAARQQLLGGP; from the coding sequence ATGACCGTCGTGGCCGCCGGGTATCTCGCAGACGCGGTGGCGGTCGCCGCTGGGGCAGCTGCATACCCGGACCGAGTGCGCGAGGCACTGAACGCCTCCGACGTCGACCCACGTGCCTTTGACGCTCTCAAACCACTGGCCTCGGCATTGCCCTACGTCGCGGCGTTGATCACCGCCGTGGCAGCACTGGTCCTACTGGGTATCGCGGCCTCAGTGCGTGCGGGGCACTTCGCGGGCCGCATCATCGCCTGGATCGCGATCGGTCTGTCCCTGATGTGCAGCTTCTGCGGGCTGGGTCAAGCTGGTACGCCCGCTTTCAGCGGAATCGCCTACGTGTCCGCCTTCAGCCGTGACGCCTCCGGAACTCACACGTTCGTCCAGCGGTTGCCGGCCGCGTACCCGCCGGCCTATCAGTACCTCAGCGCCGGCTTCGCCCTCTTCGCGATGCTCGCCCTGATCGTCGTCGTCGTGCTGCTCGCGCGACCCTCAGCCAACCGCTTCTTCCGTCCGGTCAGACAGCTGGCACCGCAGCCAGCAACTCATTACCTGGCCGACTCGGCGCCAGCAACTCATTACCCGGGCGACTCGGCGCCAGCAACTCATTACCTGGGCGACTCGGCGCCAGCGCCGGTCGCTGGGGCAGCCCGTCCGATCATCGGCCAGATTTCCCAACTGTCGGTGCTGGTCCGGCAGCATCAACGCGGCGAGTTGACCGACGAGGAGTTTGCTGCGGCTCGCCAGCAACTGCTCGGTGGCCCCTGA
- a CDS encoding WD40/YVTN/BNR-like repeat-containing protein — protein sequence MSDREFTGFDVDTIADAVRQPPLDDLRSAARSRRRHRIGGVGVALVVFAGLAVLPLAAGPRGVDWADPTPPPQADDRGTQLFMTGPDSGVGVEQVDFGCTVRFAHTEDGGQSWTEDDTAQYRATTCRVNGSGNKEADMAFSVLGQRSYLVLDGDKSRLSSDYGRTWRDAEQAMVTVPAFPPKARAVFCQQGCGAIRQPLAVDPSTGTVYRLGGKPASPYPPYSIYPSADGTIWATYWPGDVDVMIVARSVDQGATWNTWRPAKGADVIAVAGVSEREAYLLIEPPPSPGAEPMERKGPSQLLHTTDGGATWKDVGTDLPASPAHRPFAIGSDGSLLIAQPGNMTPALASALLVSRDGGRHFTKSREYDRLDGGVGAAPGFAWLYGRDDMSALGADHTAITRDGSSWARLDLPH from the coding sequence CCGGCAGCCGCCCCTCGACGATCTCCGGTCAGCAGCGAGGTCCCGCCGGCGCCATCGCATCGGCGGGGTGGGGGTGGCCCTCGTGGTCTTCGCCGGCCTGGCGGTCCTGCCCCTGGCCGCCGGCCCGCGCGGCGTGGACTGGGCCGACCCGACCCCGCCTCCGCAGGCCGACGACCGCGGCACCCAGCTCTTCATGACCGGTCCGGACTCCGGTGTCGGCGTCGAACAGGTCGACTTCGGGTGCACGGTGCGCTTCGCGCACACCGAGGACGGCGGGCAGAGCTGGACCGAAGACGACACGGCCCAGTACCGGGCCACGACCTGCCGGGTCAACGGGTCCGGGAACAAGGAGGCCGACATGGCGTTCTCCGTGCTCGGGCAGCGCTCCTACCTGGTCCTCGACGGCGACAAGTCCCGGCTCTCCAGCGACTACGGCCGAACCTGGCGGGACGCGGAGCAGGCGATGGTAACCGTGCCCGCATTCCCGCCGAAGGCCCGTGCTGTGTTCTGTCAGCAGGGCTGCGGCGCGATCCGCCAGCCGCTCGCCGTGGACCCGTCGACCGGGACGGTGTACCGGCTCGGCGGGAAACCGGCCTCGCCCTACCCCCCGTACAGCATCTATCCGAGCGCCGACGGAACTATCTGGGCGACCTACTGGCCGGGCGACGTCGACGTCATGATCGTCGCCCGGAGCGTCGACCAGGGCGCCACGTGGAACACCTGGCGACCGGCCAAGGGGGCGGACGTAATCGCGGTCGCCGGGGTCAGCGAGCGGGAGGCCTACCTGCTGATCGAGCCCCCGCCATCGCCCGGCGCCGAGCCGATGGAGCGCAAGGGCCCGTCCCAGCTACTGCACACCACGGACGGCGGAGCGACCTGGAAGGACGTCGGCACAGACCTGCCCGCGTCGCCGGCGCACCGGCCGTTCGCCATCGGCTCGGACGGCTCCCTGCTGATCGCCCAGCCGGGCAACATGACGCCGGCCCTCGCCTCAGCCCTGCTAGTCAGCCGGGACGGAGGGCGGCATTTCACCAAGTCACGGGAGTATGACCGGCTTGATGGCGGGGTCGGGGCCGCCCCGGGTTTCGCCTGGCTCTACGGGCGGGACGACATGTCGGCGCTCGGCGCGGACCACACCGCGATCACGCGGGACGGTTCCTCCTGGGCCCGACTCGATCTCCCTCACTAA